A window of the Nocardia sp. NBC_01329 genome harbors these coding sequences:
- a CDS encoding sensor histidine kinase, whose translation MNDTSIAKPVGRRPGIWGLIVRPGLRWWLDAASVLTAVTLFSVAWPTLHLTHDVPWPIAPLIAAFAALPVLLMRVNALLGWAVSAASALFIALAVPNLPGEEIPFQVVHIVALYFLVFAVSLRSPLQLVAVVWGATALLLGAGLGAEGIDADPWAWPVSLGGLVFVALLVRSLIRSRSELNRQTELSDLERARRTILEEKARIARDLHDVVAHHMSLVVVQAQTAPYRVEGVNDAARAEFESIGATAREALNEIRGLLGVLRSDGQLAEHTPQPTATDLEALFVGAARAGVDLTWSVEGTLAAVSDTVGSALYRIVQESLANTGRHAPGAPVRVTIACAGDIELIVANSAGTGAVTGGSGGHGIPGMQARALAVGGRLDAAPTSDGGFRVHARLPLTPAAESTLPLAAASVVR comes from the coding sequence ATGAACGACACGAGCATCGCGAAGCCGGTGGGCCGGCGGCCGGGCATCTGGGGCCTGATCGTCCGGCCGGGGCTGCGCTGGTGGCTCGACGCCGCCTCGGTCCTCACAGCGGTGACACTGTTCTCGGTGGCGTGGCCGACCCTGCATCTCACCCACGATGTGCCCTGGCCGATCGCACCGCTGATCGCGGCGTTCGCCGCGCTCCCGGTTCTGCTGATGCGGGTGAACGCGCTACTCGGCTGGGCGGTATCGGCGGCGTCGGCGCTTTTCATCGCGCTGGCCGTTCCGAATCTGCCCGGTGAGGAGATCCCGTTCCAGGTGGTGCATATCGTCGCGCTGTACTTCCTGGTGTTCGCGGTGTCCTTGCGCTCGCCGCTCCAACTGGTGGCGGTGGTGTGGGGCGCCACCGCGCTGCTGCTGGGCGCGGGGCTGGGGGCCGAGGGCATCGACGCCGATCCGTGGGCCTGGCCGGTATCGCTGGGCGGGCTGGTCTTCGTCGCGCTGCTGGTGCGGTCGCTGATCCGCTCGCGGTCCGAACTGAACCGGCAGACCGAACTGAGCGATCTGGAACGGGCGCGCCGCACCATCCTCGAGGAGAAGGCGCGGATCGCACGTGACCTGCACGATGTGGTCGCCCACCATATGTCGCTGGTCGTCGTTCAGGCGCAGACCGCGCCCTACCGGGTGGAGGGCGTCAACGACGCGGCGCGCGCGGAATTCGAATCGATCGGGGCCACCGCCCGTGAGGCGCTCAACGAGATCCGCGGCCTGCTGGGGGTGTTGCGCAGCGACGGTCAGCTGGCCGAGCACACGCCCCAGCCGACCGCCACCGACCTGGAGGCGTTGTTCGTCGGCGCGGCTCGCGCCGGAGTGGACCTCACTTGGTCGGTCGAGGGGACCCTGGCCGCGGTCTCGGATACCGTCGGTTCCGCGCTGTACCGGATCGTCCAGGAATCACTGGCCAACACCGGGCGGCACGCCCCTGGCGCGCCGGTGCGCGTGACGATCGCCTGTGCCGGAGACATCGAACTCATCGTGGCCAACAGCGCGGGCACCGGCGCGGTAACCGGAGGTTCGGGCGGGCACGGTATCCCGGGAATGCAGGCGCGTGCGCTCGCGGTCGGCGGCCGGCTCGACGCCGCTCCCACCTCCGACGGGGGTTTCCGCGTTCACGCACGCCTGCCGCTCACACCGGCCGCGGAATCGACGCTGCCGCTCGCCGCAGCTTCGGTCGTCCGCTGA
- a CDS encoding response regulator, with translation MAITVLIADDQAMVRQGFGALLAAQPDISVVGDAPNGKVAVAESARLRPDVVLMDVRMPEMNGLDAARSILGAGFDPPVRVLMLTTFDIDDYVYEALGIGASGFLLKDAPAEELVRAVRVVAAGEALLAPTVTRRLIAEVTTRRAARRAPAPALASLTPREREILELVARGMSNTEIATALFIAEQTVKTHVSKVFTKLDLRDRAQAVVLAYESGLVTPG, from the coding sequence GTGGCAATAACCGTGTTGATCGCCGACGATCAGGCCATGGTGCGGCAGGGCTTCGGCGCATTGCTCGCCGCCCAACCCGATATCAGCGTGGTCGGCGACGCGCCCAACGGAAAAGTGGCGGTCGCCGAATCGGCGCGGTTGCGGCCCGATGTGGTGCTGATGGATGTTCGTATGCCGGAGATGAACGGGCTGGACGCCGCACGTTCGATCCTGGGCGCCGGGTTCGATCCGCCGGTGCGTGTGCTCATGCTCACCACCTTCGATATCGACGACTACGTGTACGAGGCGCTCGGGATCGGCGCCAGTGGGTTCCTGCTCAAGGACGCCCCGGCCGAGGAACTGGTGCGGGCGGTGCGGGTGGTCGCCGCGGGGGAGGCACTGCTCGCGCCGACCGTCACCCGCCGGCTCATCGCGGAAGTGACCACTCGTCGTGCCGCGCGGCGCGCTCCGGCACCCGCACTGGCCTCGCTGACCCCGCGCGAGCGCGAGATCCTGGAACTCGTCGCCCGCGGTATGTCGAATACCGAAATCGCCACAGCGTTGTTCATTGCCGAACAGACGGTGAAAACACATGTGTCCAAGGTCTTCACCAAATTGGATCTGCGCGACCGCGCGCAGGCGGTGGTCCTGGCCTACGAATCCGGGTTGGTCACCCCCGGCTGA
- a CDS encoding serine/threonine-protein kinase: protein MLLNNGDVFAGFIVERLLGEGGMGAVYLARHPRLGKQTALKLLKPELFADDAIRTRFEREADLAAALDHPSIVTVYDRGAEGDHLWMCMQYIDGADAGTVNPLALAPEKAVQIIAGVADALDYAHGMGVLHRDVKPSNILLARANPGQGERVFLTDFGLARLRAETVRLTQTGMFTATLAFASPEQMTGGDMDGRSDQYSLACALYWLLTGMAPFDSPNPADIIHGNLQLPPPPLAVKRRGLPPGLDPVLAKAMAKNPAHRYRTCVEFAKAAAQALTAPAPTQTYSPPTEASGPGPVYPGAAGGYPAVAPGSPPPPAGPPPGAYAGVTGGYTGSGYPGAPSRSAGGAGPAVERTGAASVAPVGATVGPGDIAHTGAQPVVASGAPTRPGPGVEQTGTSGVVQGVGVEQAGGTPAPRHPAPGQYQGYHPVPGAQLRKHSRAPWIAVAILVPLIVLAVIVAAVLVIVGNHDSASDSAPAATRPSTLERGSAGTSGAGESGTGEQAGGEPGDRTRRLFSTLLPQGSELDGFGYQEAMCSRYEPGDRIPILEVVPVFDDVLETRPWESIWDCRQRSLEATQLDYTIITYPGVEDTMEVIESLPPHDSVSGAKSGEPYTAHLWEEPGDRGRSTANMVVGFGSRTDSPRSNSLLFVRYWGTEARNDIEQWWSDAPL, encoded by the coding sequence GTGTTGCTCAACAACGGTGACGTGTTCGCCGGGTTCATCGTCGAGCGGTTGCTCGGTGAAGGCGGAATGGGCGCCGTATATCTGGCCCGGCATCCCCGGCTGGGGAAACAGACCGCGTTGAAGCTGCTCAAGCCGGAATTGTTCGCCGACGACGCGATTCGCACGCGGTTCGAGCGGGAAGCCGATCTCGCCGCCGCCCTCGACCATCCGAGCATCGTCACGGTGTACGACCGCGGCGCCGAGGGCGACCATCTGTGGATGTGCATGCAGTACATCGACGGTGCCGACGCCGGTACGGTCAATCCACTGGCGCTGGCACCGGAGAAAGCGGTGCAGATCATCGCCGGTGTGGCCGACGCGCTCGATTACGCGCACGGTATGGGGGTTCTGCATCGCGATGTGAAACCGTCCAATATTCTGCTCGCCCGCGCCAATCCCGGGCAGGGTGAACGCGTTTTCCTCACCGATTTCGGGCTGGCCCGATTGCGCGCGGAAACGGTCCGGTTGACCCAGACCGGTATGTTCACCGCCACCCTCGCGTTCGCCTCGCCGGAACAGATGACCGGTGGCGACATGGACGGTCGTTCGGATCAGTATTCGCTGGCCTGCGCGCTGTATTGGCTGCTCACCGGAATGGCACCGTTCGATTCGCCCAATCCCGCCGATATCATCCACGGCAATCTGCAGCTGCCGCCGCCCCCGCTCGCGGTGAAACGACGTGGCCTGCCACCGGGATTGGATCCGGTACTGGCGAAGGCGATGGCCAAGAATCCGGCCCACCGATATCGCACCTGTGTCGAGTTCGCGAAGGCGGCCGCACAGGCGCTCACCGCACCGGCACCCACTCAGACCTATTCGCCGCCGACCGAGGCGAGCGGCCCGGGCCCGGTGTATCCGGGTGCGGCGGGTGGTTATCCGGCCGTCGCACCCGGATCCCCGCCGCCACCCGCAGGGCCGCCACCGGGCGCATACGCAGGCGTGACCGGAGGCTATACCGGCAGCGGGTATCCGGGTGCGCCGAGCCGGTCGGCCGGTGGTGCCGGGCCGGCCGTGGAACGGACGGGTGCTGCGAGTGTCGCGCCGGTCGGGGCGACCGTCGGCCCGGGGGATATCGCGCACACCGGAGCCCAGCCGGTCGTGGCATCCGGGGCCCCGACCCGGCCCGGGCCGGGGGTGGAACAGACCGGGACGTCCGGGGTGGTGCAGGGCGTGGGGGTCGAGCAGGCCGGGGGGACCCCGGCGCCGCGGCATCCGGCGCCGGGGCAGTACCAGGGCTACCATCCGGTGCCGGGCGCGCAGTTGCGGAAGCACAGCCGGGCGCCGTGGATCGCGGTGGCGATCCTGGTCCCGCTCATCGTGCTGGCCGTGATCGTGGCGGCCGTCCTGGTGATCGTGGGTAACCACGATTCCGCTTCGGACAGCGCACCCGCCGCGACGCGACCCTCGACCCTCGAGCGGGGCTCGGCCGGTACCTCCGGCGCGGGCGAATCCGGTACCGGCGAGCAGGCGGGTGGTGAACCCGGTGATCGGACCCGGCGATTGTTCTCCACGTTGCTACCGCAGGGGTCGGAGCTGGACGGGTTCGGTTACCAGGAAGCGATGTGCAGCCGGTACGAGCCGGGCGACCGGATTCCGATCCTGGAGGTCGTCCCGGTGTTCGACGATGTCCTGGAAACCCGTCCGTGGGAATCGATCTGGGATTGCCGGCAGCGGTCGTTGGAAGCCACCCAGCTCGATTACACGATCATCACCTACCCCGGTGTCGAGGACACCATGGAGGTGATCGAGAGTCTGCCCCCGCATGATTCGGTCTCCGGTGCCAAGAGCGGAGAACCGTATACCGCCCATCTGTGGGAGGAGCCCGGAGATCGCGGCCGGTCCACCGCGAACATGGTGGTGGGCTTCGGTTCCCGGACCGACTCGCCCCGCAGCAATTCGCTATTGTTCGTACGTTACTGGGGTACCGAGGCCCGCAACGATATCGAACAGTGGTGGTCGGACGCCCCGCTGTGA
- a CDS encoding sensor histidine kinase, translated as MTESHLTVGAAAAGRTPSVNGGTWESGDGSDPRTAESSARFTTDSAVRGPGAVPAEPGRWARLWHRAGKLLPGAPYPLRELPFDYPPKVVLFTDLAFLVIGVVACLQRHEYFPTALPLIALALLFASVPTYILFGIVPRPLPLVAATMVAAALFFVQPVDSDFAPFVLMVVIAEIAAIAPKRVSIALAVLAAAELLAFSLLGQALWGDHSLRTGFPMYALGILLGWLVGVMLQYQRLFLYQERENQSARAAQAAAAERNRIAREVHDVIAHSLTVTLLHVTAARHALTSDRDVDEAADALVDAERLGRQAMADIRRTVGLLDSGPAAAGVEPGADDIPALVDDFVNAGLTVNRRFSGDLAIASAAVGLALYRICQESLANIAKHAPGAEVELSVAMDEGSALVRVRNTVPRGLPTQLGRGTGVAGMRHRADGLGGRIRIGPEAGGWLVRAEFPLGDRPERADTGGPERLRCPISEIIADHDPPTYPSPGDEPRPAI; from the coding sequence GTGACTGAGAGCCACCTCACAGTCGGTGCCGCCGCGGCGGGCCGTACGCCGTCGGTGAACGGCGGTACGTGGGAGTCCGGCGACGGATCCGATCCGCGTACCGCCGAGTCGAGCGCGCGGTTCACGACGGATTCGGCGGTTCGAGGACCCGGCGCGGTTCCGGCGGAGCCGGGGCGGTGGGCGCGGCTGTGGCATCGGGCGGGCAAGTTGCTCCCCGGAGCGCCCTATCCGCTGCGTGAACTTCCCTTCGACTATCCGCCCAAGGTCGTGCTGTTCACCGATCTGGCGTTTCTGGTCATCGGGGTCGTCGCCTGCCTGCAGCGGCACGAGTACTTCCCGACCGCGCTACCGTTGATCGCTCTGGCGCTGCTGTTCGCCTCCGTACCGACCTATATCCTGTTCGGAATCGTGCCGCGCCCGCTGCCGCTGGTCGCCGCCACCATGGTCGCGGCGGCGCTGTTCTTCGTGCAGCCGGTCGACTCCGATTTCGCGCCCTTCGTGCTGATGGTGGTGATCGCCGAAATCGCGGCGATCGCGCCGAAACGGGTGAGTATCGCGCTGGCCGTACTGGCCGCGGCCGAACTGCTCGCGTTCTCCCTGCTCGGCCAGGCCCTGTGGGGTGACCATTCCCTGCGCACCGGGTTCCCCATGTACGCGCTCGGTATCCTCCTCGGCTGGCTGGTCGGGGTGATGCTGCAGTACCAGCGGCTGTTCCTTTACCAGGAACGGGAGAACCAGAGCGCGCGGGCCGCGCAGGCCGCGGCCGCCGAACGCAACCGGATCGCGCGGGAGGTCCACGATGTGATCGCCCATTCGCTCACCGTGACCCTGCTGCATGTGACGGCGGCCCGGCACGCGTTGACCTCCGATCGTGATGTGGACGAGGCGGCGGACGCGCTCGTCGACGCCGAACGGCTCGGCCGCCAGGCCATGGCCGATATCCGGCGCACAGTCGGCCTGCTGGATTCGGGGCCGGCGGCGGCCGGGGTGGAACCGGGCGCCGACGATATTCCGGCGCTGGTCGACGACTTCGTCAACGCCGGTCTCACGGTGAACCGGCGGTTCAGCGGTGACCTGGCCATCGCGTCGGCGGCGGTCGGGCTGGCGCTCTACCGCATCTGCCAGGAATCCCTGGCCAATATCGCCAAACACGCCCCGGGTGCGGAGGTGGAGCTGAGTGTGGCCATGGACGAAGGATCGGCTCTCGTACGTGTGCGCAACACCGTCCCGCGCGGTCTGCCCACACAACTCGGCCGCGGTACCGGGGTCGCGGGGATGCGGCATCGCGCCGACGGGCTGGGCGGCCGTATCCGGATCGGCCCGGAAGCCGGCGGATGGCTCGTGCGGGCCGAATTCCCTCTCGGCGATCGGCCGGAACGCGCCGACACCGGCGGGCCGGAACGGCTGCGTTGTCCGATTTCGGAGATCATCGCCGACCACGACCCGCCTACGTATCCGAGCCCCGGCGACGAACCGCGTCCCGCCATATGA
- a CDS encoding response regulator transcription factor: MLIADDQELVRGGLRRILRRRDGFRISECADGDEVLAAVAAQNPDIVLMDLRMKRVGGIEATRMLRARAPEPPVLVLTTFDDDQLLSGALRAGAAGFLLKDSPAEDLIRAVRTVAAGGAWLDPAVTGRVLSTYRRTAAAPAAPTAAAELTSREREVLVLIGRGRANSEIAHALGISEVTVKSHVGHIFVKLGVRDRAAAIVYAFDHGVVSPGQSRV, translated from the coding sequence GTGCTGATCGCCGACGATCAGGAACTCGTACGCGGGGGGCTGCGACGCATTCTGCGCCGCCGTGACGGGTTCCGGATCAGTGAATGCGCCGACGGCGACGAGGTGCTCGCGGCGGTTGCCGCGCAGAACCCCGACATCGTGCTGATGGACCTGCGGATGAAACGGGTCGGTGGTATCGAGGCCACCCGCATGCTGCGCGCCCGCGCCCCCGAACCGCCGGTCCTCGTACTCACCACCTTCGACGACGATCAGCTCCTGTCCGGCGCATTGCGTGCGGGCGCGGCCGGATTCCTGCTCAAGGATTCACCTGCCGAGGATCTGATCCGTGCCGTGCGCACCGTCGCCGCGGGTGGTGCCTGGCTCGATCCCGCCGTCACCGGCCGGGTGCTGTCCACGTACCGCAGGACGGCCGCCGCCCCGGCCGCGCCCACCGCGGCCGCTGAACTGACCTCCCGGGAACGCGAGGTCCTGGTGCTGATCGGCCGAGGCCGGGCCAACAGTGAGATAGCCCACGCGCTCGGAATCTCCGAGGTGACCGTGAAATCCCATGTGGGTCATATCTTCGTGAAGCTGGGGGTCCGCGACCGCGCGGCGGCCATCGTCTACGCGTTTGACCACGGTGTGGTCTCCCCTGGACAATCCAGGGTTTGA
- a CDS encoding protein kinase domain-containing protein gives MQAPGSEVGRWFGPYELRSLLGRGGMGEVYEAYDTVKERVVALKLLSDALAGDPEYQIRFRRESQAAARLAEPHIIPIHDWGVIEGRLFIDMRLVQGTDLRAILQADGPLSPQRAVAVVEQIAAALDAAHEGGLVHRDVKPANILVTPADFAYLADFGIARHESDTGVTQAGVAVGSYTYMAPERFDTGPVTPRADIYSLACVLHECLTGATPFATTSVGVLIRSHLTETPPRASVQRTGLPAALDDVIAWGMAKDPHERFATAGELAVATRTALNSPARLPHSAGPEPHSGEPAAIPGGAGPSGPPTGGIPTLVVRMPQDEGNAPDSTTILPAIIPGDPTSVRPDEFEFTPLSADDPTMAADPEAPSSGIRPFPDAHLYQNEQLHPAADPSQYEDPAPATGGMPAADFYPHDQATRIYGGTTGYPIPEAEETTRVFQPVDQEPPAVAYSADAATRTYQPAQQYPVYEPGAHYDAPTPQAPPVEQYGSEQYGSEQYGSEQYGSEQYGYRADESGSPQPDPYEAAYEAGYRDSYAATTREREATSAGERSRVVPILIGSGVFALVVIIAVLGIKFLGDSGGRESAAAADIATTTAAEQNSAADRSTGPSATTSSRTTTSASPTTTTARSDLPAGAQPCTGSTTGRNDYGSAATGSAVTSCEFAEAVRQAYLDPSVVSAEGDPVSVEATSPVTGQAYTLECVAEDGLVTCRGGNNAIIYLY, from the coding sequence GTGCAGGCGCCTGGCTCCGAAGTCGGTAGGTGGTTCGGTCCCTACGAGCTGCGTTCGCTGCTGGGTCGCGGTGGGATGGGCGAGGTCTACGAGGCCTACGACACCGTCAAGGAGCGGGTGGTCGCGCTCAAGTTGCTCTCCGACGCGCTCGCCGGTGACCCCGAGTACCAGATCCGGTTCCGTCGGGAATCGCAGGCCGCCGCCCGGCTCGCCGAACCGCACATCATCCCCATCCACGACTGGGGTGTGATCGAGGGCCGGTTGTTCATCGATATGAGGCTGGTGCAGGGCACCGATCTGCGGGCGATCCTGCAGGCGGACGGTCCGCTGAGTCCGCAGCGCGCGGTCGCGGTGGTCGAGCAGATCGCCGCCGCGCTGGACGCCGCGCACGAGGGCGGGCTCGTGCACCGCGATGTGAAACCCGCGAATATCCTGGTCACTCCGGCCGATTTCGCCTATCTCGCCGATTTCGGTATCGCCCGGCACGAGAGCGATACCGGAGTCACGCAGGCGGGTGTGGCGGTCGGCTCCTATACGTATATGGCGCCGGAGCGCTTCGATACCGGTCCGGTGACCCCGCGCGCCGATATCTATTCGCTGGCCTGTGTGCTGCACGAATGCCTCACCGGAGCGACCCCGTTCGCGACAACCAGTGTGGGCGTGCTGATCCGGTCGCATCTGACCGAAACCCCACCGCGGGCAAGTGTGCAGCGAACCGGATTACCGGCAGCGCTCGACGATGTGATCGCATGGGGTATGGCCAAGGATCCGCACGAGCGTTTCGCTACTGCAGGTGAACTAGCTGTAGCCACCCGCACCGCCCTGAACTCCCCGGCGCGTCTGCCGCACTCCGCCGGCCCCGAGCCGCACTCCGGCGAACCTGCCGCTATTCCAGGTGGTGCTGGTCCGTCCGGGCCGCCGACCGGTGGAATCCCCACCCTGGTCGTCCGGATGCCGCAGGACGAGGGCAATGCCCCGGACTCCACCACCATCTTGCCCGCGATCATTCCCGGCGACCCCACCTCGGTCCGGCCCGACGAATTCGAGTTCACTCCGCTCTCGGCCGACGATCCCACGATGGCGGCGGATCCCGAGGCTCCGTCCAGCGGTATCCGGCCGTTCCCGGACGCACACCTCTACCAGAACGAGCAGTTGCACCCCGCCGCCGATCCGTCACAGTACGAGGATCCGGCGCCCGCGACCGGGGGAATGCCGGCCGCGGATTTCTACCCGCACGATCAGGCGACCCGTATCTACGGTGGAACCACCGGGTACCCGATACCGGAGGCCGAGGAGACCACCCGGGTCTTCCAGCCGGTGGATCAAGAGCCCCCGGCCGTCGCTTATTCCGCGGACGCGGCGACCCGTACCTATCAGCCGGCCCAGCAATACCCGGTGTACGAGCCCGGCGCCCACTACGACGCCCCCACGCCCCAGGCGCCGCCCGTCGAGCAGTACGGTTCCGAGCAGTACGGTTCCGAGCAGTACGGTTCCGAGCAGTACGGTTCCGAGCAGTACGGTTACCGGGCCGACGAGTCCGGTTCGCCTCAGCCCGACCCGTACGAGGCCGCCTACGAGGCCGGCTATCGCGACAGTTACGCCGCGACCACGCGAGAGCGCGAGGCCACCTCCGCCGGTGAACGTTCCAGGGTCGTACCGATATTGATCGGCAGCGGGGTGTTCGCGCTGGTGGTCATCATCGCTGTGCTGGGTATCAAGTTCCTCGGCGATTCCGGCGGCCGCGAATCCGCCGCAGCCGCCGATATCGCCACCACCACGGCGGCCGAACAGAACTCCGCGGCCGACCGGAGCACCGGGCCGTCTGCCACCACATCGTCGCGCACCACTACTTCCGCGTCGCCGACCACCACCACCGCCCGTTCGGATCTACCCGCGGGCGCGCAACCCTGCACGGGGTCGACCACCGGCCGCAACGACTACGGTTCGGCGGCAACCGGTAGCGCGGTGACCAGTTGTGAATTCGCCGAAGCGGTCCGGCAGGCCTACCTGGACCCCTCCGTGGTCTCGGCCGAAGGCGATCCGGTCTCCGTGGAGGCCACCAGCCCGGTGACCGGCCAGGCCTACACCCTCGAATGCGTCGCCGAGGACGGTCTGGTCACCTGCCGGGGTGGGAACAACGCGATCATCTACCTCTACTGA
- a CDS encoding ATP-dependent 6-phosphofructokinase, with protein sequence MRIGILTGGGDCPGLNAVIRAVVRTANGRYGDAIVGFEDGWRGLLEDRKVRIQNDDRTDRLLAKGGTMLGTARTNPDVLRAGLGQIRRTLDDNGIEALIPIGGEGTLTAASWLSEEGVPVVGVPKTIDNDIDCTDVTFGHDTALSIATEAIDRLHTTAESHQRVMLIEVMGRHAGWIAVHAGMAAGAHLTLVPEQPFDVTDVCALIKSRFQRGDKHFICVVAEGSHPAPESGFTLREGGVDEFGHERFTGVAQQLGMEIERRIGKEVRTTVLGHVQRGGSPSPYDRVLATRFGLHAAEAVHAGHFGQMVALRGTEIGLVPLHEATKQLKRVPADRYDEARAFFG encoded by the coding sequence ATGCGCATCGGAATCCTGACCGGAGGTGGGGACTGCCCGGGACTGAACGCGGTGATCCGTGCTGTGGTTCGCACCGCGAACGGCCGCTACGGGGACGCGATCGTGGGCTTCGAGGACGGCTGGCGCGGGTTACTGGAAGATCGCAAGGTCCGGATCCAGAACGACGATCGCACCGACCGGTTGCTCGCCAAGGGCGGCACCATGCTCGGTACGGCGCGCACCAACCCGGATGTGCTGCGCGCGGGTCTCGGGCAGATCCGCCGGACGCTCGACGACAACGGCATCGAAGCGCTCATCCCGATCGGCGGTGAGGGCACGCTGACCGCGGCCAGCTGGCTGTCCGAAGAAGGCGTCCCGGTGGTCGGCGTCCCGAAGACGATCGACAACGATATCGACTGCACCGATGTCACCTTCGGGCACGACACCGCCCTGTCCATCGCGACCGAGGCCATCGACCGCCTGCACACCACGGCGGAATCGCATCAGCGGGTGATGCTCATCGAGGTCATGGGCCGCCATGCCGGCTGGATCGCCGTGCACGCCGGGATGGCGGCGGGCGCGCATCTGACCCTGGTCCCCGAACAGCCCTTCGACGTGACCGATGTCTGTGCCCTGATCAAGAGCCGTTTCCAGCGCGGGGACAAACATTTCATCTGTGTGGTCGCCGAAGGGTCGCATCCCGCCCCGGAGTCCGGGTTCACCCTGCGCGAGGGCGGGGTCGACGAATTCGGGCACGAACGGTTCACCGGTGTCGCCCAGCAACTCGGCATGGAGATCGAGCGCCGGATCGGGAAAGAGGTGCGGACCACGGTGCTCGGGCATGTGCAGCGCGGTGGGAGCCCCTCCCCGTACGACCGGGTGCTGGCTACCCGGTTCGGCCTGCATGCCGCCGAAGCGGTGCACGCCGGGCACTTCGGTCAGATGGTGGCCTTGCGCGGCACCGAGATCGGGCTGGTTCCATTGCACGAGGCGACGAAGCAGCTCAAACGGGTCCCGGCCGACCGCTACGACGAGGCCCGGGCCTTCTTCGGCTGA
- a CDS encoding alpha/beta hydrolase family protein, with protein MRHGRGVLLVAVLSVLVPVVFGCAGGAADDRVRGQWHGSIEVPGAPLVVAVNFTGRRSGVIDIPAEQVAGRVLDDVVAEPERVEFGVPEVPGDARFAGRLDESADAIVGDFRQSGRSFGLRLNRRPVGPPARPQLPVPPYPYLSEDVSYPSGTVTVAGTLTRPADVPGPLPTVVLIGGSGPHDRNEEIAGHQPFSLLADTLTRAGYAVLRTDDRGVGGTGGNLNQASYADLAGDIEAGLRFLRERPEIDPDRIGLLGHSEGGYLAPLVAARPENGVAFTILMAGPAVPGTDIILEQGRRTFAGAGASPEQLDRHLGFLRDWTAALRAGQLTKAARLSETYNRTLPKDLRATSEEITGQNTPYMAALVSYDPAPALSALRMPVLALFGSKDVQVPPAQNEQPMRDLLGADPEATVTVLEGLNHLMQPAGSGLPAEYESIETTIDPVALDAITGWLGDRIPVD; from the coding sequence ATGCGCCATGGCAGGGGAGTGTTGCTGGTTGCGGTTCTTTCGGTGCTCGTCCCGGTCGTCTTCGGCTGCGCGGGTGGCGCCGCCGACGATCGGGTGCGCGGGCAATGGCACGGGTCCATCGAGGTCCCCGGGGCGCCGCTGGTGGTCGCGGTGAATTTCACCGGCCGGCGCAGTGGGGTCATAGATATCCCGGCGGAACAGGTTGCCGGGCGGGTGCTCGACGATGTGGTGGCCGAACCCGAGCGGGTGGAGTTCGGTGTGCCGGAGGTGCCTGGCGACGCGCGATTCGCCGGTCGGCTCGACGAATCGGCCGATGCCATCGTCGGCGATTTCCGCCAGTCCGGGCGGAGTTTCGGGCTGCGGCTCAACCGTCGGCCGGTCGGCCCCCCGGCTCGCCCACAACTCCCGGTGCCACCGTATCCCTACCTTTCCGAGGATGTTTCGTACCCGAGCGGCACTGTCACGGTGGCGGGTACCCTGACCCGGCCCGCGGACGTGCCGGGACCGCTACCCACCGTCGTACTCATCGGTGGCAGCGGGCCGCATGACCGCAACGAGGAGATCGCCGGGCATCAGCCCTTCTCGCTACTGGCCGATACGCTCACCCGCGCGGGGTACGCGGTCCTGCGCACCGACGATCGCGGGGTCGGCGGTACCGGGGGAAACCTGAACCAGGCGAGCTACGCAGATCTGGCCGGCGACATCGAGGCCGGGCTGCGTTTCCTGCGTGAGCGCCCGGAGATCGACCCGGACCGGATCGGCCTGCTCGGGCATTCCGAGGGCGGCTATCTGGCCCCGCTCGTCGCCGCCCGGCCGGAGAACGGGGTCGCCTTCACTATCCTCATGGCCGGACCCGCTGTACCGGGCACCGATATCATCCTGGAGCAGGGCCGCCGTACTTTCGCCGGTGCCGGAGCCTCTCCCGAACAACTCGACCGCCATCTCGGCTTCCTGCGGGACTGGACCGCGGCGCTGCGTGCCGGTCAGCTCACCAAGGCGGCGCGGCTGTCGGAGACCTACAACAGGACGTTGCCGAAGGACCTGCGCGCCACGTCCGAGGAGATCACCGGCCAGAACACTCCGTACATGGCCGCGCTGGTCTCCTACGATCCGGCTCCTGCGTTGTCGGCGCTGCGGATGCCGGTGCTCGCGCTCTTCGGGTCGAAGGATGTCCAGGTCCCGCCCGCGCAGAACGAGCAACCCATGCGCGATCTGCTGGGCGCCGATCCCGAGGCCACGGTCACGGTGCTGGAGGGACTCAACCATCTGATGCAACCCGCGGGAAGCGGTCTGCCGGCCGAGTACGAGTCCATCGAGACCACCATCGACCCGGTGGCACTCGATGCGATCACCGGCTGGCTGGGAGACCGGATTCCGGTGGACTGA